AGCCTGTATCCGGATACCGTACATCAAAAAAGTCCAACTTGTGGCAAAGCTTAGAGACAATTTCGAATGGTCTTGCAACAATAAAGGACAGCTCTGCGCATGCCTTTTTCGTATCAGATTCAGCACTGTTGCTGATCAGATTATTTTCgggaataaaaaaatgtggtatgtaTGCATTTTCTAGTGCCTTTAAAATGGAGTAAAGCAGTTGTAAAACTCGATCGCCAAGAGATGCCCCATCAAACTCGTCAGGACCAAACTGCTTCTCACAAAAccaaaacatcatatttttcaCATGGTATGATGTCAAAATTGATCTGGTCGACAGGTGTGTTTTAAGCATCATTAAAACCATACAATAACAAGTTTTCTGGATGTTGTTCCAAGACTTTGCCAGACGGCGTTCGTGGATATTAAAGGACACGCGCCATTCTCTCTCCTTGTCTACACTAAGTGGGTATCCTGTTGGTACAAGCACACATCCACCTAAAAAGtaagttttatgtattttatgtaaGAATTATTAACAAACtacatctatcatgtctataatGTCAGataaataatctatttaaaattCTCCAACCTTAAAAGAATCAAAGCCATCTGTTCTAAAGGCAACGAGTACTACGGCGAAGTTTCtttggacattttttgtttgtatactGTACAAGTTTCAGTGCAGTTCATTAAGCTTTGATCTAAcaagattaaaatttaattcagaTAGACGAAAACGATATTCCTTATTAGCATGATTAAGTTTGATATTTGGTGATAATGATTACACTGACCAAGACAACTCAAGATTATTACATAAGTcaggatatattttttttaaatgggacTAGTGTACAGATATGTTTGCACTACGAAAGTTACTAGTATTGAAGACACATCGTGTATGTGTATATTTAACTGTAGAATTAATCATCATTAGCAGTACTTATGTAATATATCTTAACAGAACTGTGATGAATTGGTTTGGATAATACATCATTTGCACTCAAGTTGAAAGAAGTAATTAATAGACAGGTACTTTTAAATTGCTTTTGAAGAGGTTCATAGTAAAAGATAAATGTATCTCATATAATGTATTTCGTGTGCTCTTTGAAatccattatcatgattatcgtTCATGtgtattgatattttgtaaatacacAATCAAATACTTTGAAtacttaaaaatcaaatattcccGAAAATGACAGTACGCATCCTGTTCATAATTAGTAAAGAACAGGTATAAATGCACAGGGTATCATCTCTTAACATACTTAATAATGCATTTCGTCgttggtggagagttgtctcattccgttgttgttcattttcattttcatatataataCACAAAAAAGTGCAAGCTAGGacacttatataaatatgttttcattCAAATATCAAGATGCACATTTAAGTTAATTGTAGTACTTAATCACAATATGTGTTGCAATCACCTCTGAAGAAGACTTACCTTTAGTTATTTCTTGAATAGTGTCCTCAGATGGCCAATTGGTTGGTCTTGATCTGGATATCCAATTCTTTGCAGCTACTGGCCATTCCTGACATGGAAAGGTATGAGCAAAATCATGGGATATGCCAATGCTATCtttgtcattttcataattatcTGAAGGTTCAGAGTATTTCATCTTCAACATATTGTACAGTTCTTCTGTTGATTTTGCAAATTCTGGAAACCAGTTAGCCCTAAAGATGTAGTTTGGCAGGTACCCATCAGGGTCTATATTTTTGTCAACATCACAGTTCGGTCTATCAATCATCTTTCTCCCATAatctgaaatttttaaattgacataGCCTGGGTGGTCTGTTGGAAGCATTAAAGCAAAACACTCACACGACTTAATCATCTCGTCTAGTTTCTCTTTGGTACAATCGCATATTGTGTACCTATTATAAACAAGTACAAGATCAAATTCGACACATGGGAAGAACTTAACGTCTGCATGTTCACTTGCTAAAAGTCGGATCATATGAAAATGGCTGTATTGCAATCCTGTATGTACGACATCAACTTCCCCTTGACTTATTTCACCGAGTTTATTCGTCATCTCTACCATTTTGTCTCGAATAATTTCTTTGACTTGCTTTGATAGTTCATGCCCATTAATCATCAAGGCCAAGCTCTGGGCGTAGTTCCCTATTAACTTGTTGAATGCGTCTACCATTTTCACTACTGACCAGCTACGATGAAAATAATAGCGTTTTCtatatttggaattttaaaaaatccaaagtTAAAACGAAACCGAAAGTACAATTTACATGATAAGCGGAGCATTGATATTGTCACTTATTCCTGTTAATTCCTTTATATCAGATGATCAAAAACGCAAACAATAACTTCCTTAATaatgaaatttacttttatgaaACAATGCTGCATTCAAACTGAGTGacgggtaaaaaaaaatacaagtcttTTCCCGTTCGACAAAGGGAAATaacctaaaaatataaaaattaaaatataaaagtcgGTTTCGGtgatacaaaaataataatttccgtactattttcaaaaacaataataGTGGTTGCTAACTAACTTTTAGAATTTCACACTGCAGGAAGGCCTTTTTtctcaggttttttttttcattttcagagtTTACTAAATAACCAGTAAATTCCAAATCAATATTGACAATAATTGTTCCAATACCGTCCCTATATCGTTTGTGAGTTGGGATTGAGTTAATAATATGACACGAAAGAAATCTCAAACAATATACTGTAGGGACGTatgtcatttcaaaaaaaagaaaaaaaatatagaaaaaacattttttaatcataCGTACAATTTTGCCAACCTAGTGACCATGGTGACACAAAATCCGACACAAAAAAGATTAGCAATCCTCAATTAAGAAACCCCATTCGTACATGTCACTCTCTGTATCATCGTCACTTGTCGAAAAAAAAAAGGTCTAGTTTTCACATCAGCCTATAGATAAAGACTGTGATATGAACTATAGTTACCCTTTAATTATCagttttacaatttatcttATCAGGGTGCAAAAGTTTAAGAAATAACTGtgaaaaattactaaaaaaaggtatatttaaCACATGGCAAGAGTAAAATCTCTTTGTTCTTACTGTGGTATAATCTGGATAATGCACAGCTAAGGTGTGCATTAACTACCTCAGATAACTGCaca
This Mytilus trossulus isolate FHL-02 chromosome 14, PNRI_Mtr1.1.1.hap1, whole genome shotgun sequence DNA region includes the following protein-coding sequences:
- the LOC134695616 gene encoding uncharacterized protein LOC134695616 — protein: MVDAFNKLIGNYAQSLALMINGHELSKQVKEIIRDKMVEMTNKLGEISQGEVDVVHTGLQYSHFHMIRLLASEHADVKFFPCVEFDLVLVYNRYTICDCTKEKLDEMIKSCECFALMLPTDHPGYVNLKISDYGRKMIDRPNCDVDKNIDPDGYLPNYIFRANWFPEFAKSTEELYNMLKMKYSEPSDNYENDKDSIGISHDFAHTFPCQEWPVAAKNWISRSRPTNWPSEDTIQEITKGGCVLVPTGYPLSVDKEREWRVSFNIHERRLAKSWNNIQKTCYCMVLMMLKTHLSTRSILTSYHVKNMMFWFCEKQFGPDEFDGASLGDRVLQLLYSILKALENAYIPHFFIPENNLISNSAESDTKKACAELSFIVARPFEIVSKLCHKLDFFDVRYPDTGFDGEAEIHYMLILYATFVQNLYRIGFEHSKKTPSLSGTCFQHITQMNKNGSKLLHTTSNGYNAKNMVDLLRPICQGFCQAGDLDKALSFYLLMYNFERDLVLKDYPEITTNIACIYTCLYDLSKEKADKKIYEKKAMEFFQIGTKIMDDSPTLHVGYGNFLLSTKTSFLKAIDHFRKSISIEKPREEDNSLIQLDIPGCEEFKPTRSRIPGRLAAYFMLVTCLADMGEIQEARRNVNKMEELTNELDYEIRPKVLQMCAMAYKKAGLEEKAYLCLMEAFKLFKQSKKLVMAEKKRKALADAAYRKKALELTRFE